A window from Thermoanaerobacterium sp. PSU-2 encodes these proteins:
- a CDS encoding phosphate ABC transporter ATP-binding protein, translated as MKKIKFIDACFKDHDDVILKDISMEISLGYIYTIIGPSGAGKSTFIKLINRLIDPTEGKILINERDIKDYDVIELRRKIGMVFQQPYLFEGTVEDNIKYGPMLKGKKNIDVEYYLSIVGLDKNYRKRKVDDLSGGEAQRVSIARSLANEPTVLLLDEPTSALDPASTQVIEDLVMELKNKLNLTIIWITHNMEQAKRVGDFTIFINNGKLVEYGNTKDFFSNPKNDVTRLFINGKLTKEGD; from the coding sequence ATGAAAAAAATAAAGTTCATTGATGCATGTTTTAAGGATCATGATGATGTAATATTGAAAGATATATCAATGGAAATTTCTTTAGGTTATATATATACAATAATTGGGCCGTCTGGCGCTGGCAAGTCTACTTTTATAAAATTAATAAATAGGCTTATCGATCCAACTGAAGGGAAAATATTGATAAATGAGAGAGACATAAAGGATTATGACGTAATAGAACTTAGGCGAAAGATTGGGATGGTTTTTCAGCAGCCATATCTTTTTGAAGGAACTGTTGAGGACAATATTAAATACGGACCTATGCTTAAAGGAAAGAAAAATATTGATGTTGAATATTACTTGAGTATAGTTGGGCTTGATAAAAATTATAGAAAAAGAAAAGTTGATGACTTATCTGGTGGTGAAGCACAGAGAGTTTCAATAGCAAGGTCACTTGCAAATGAACCTACAGTATTACTGCTAGATGAACCTACGTCTGCACTTGATCCAGCATCTACACAAGTGATTGAGGATCTTGTCATGGAGTTAAAAAACAAATTAAATCTTACAATTATATGGATTACACATAATATGGAACAAGCGAAGCGTGTTGGAGACTTTACCATTTTCATTAACAATGGTAAACTGGTTGAATATGGAAACACGAAAGATTTTTTCTCAAATCCCAAAAATGATGTGACAAGGCTTTTTATTAATGGAAAATTGACAAAGGAGGGGGATTAA
- a CDS encoding ABC transporter ATP-binding protein, whose product MVLKVDNLTKRYHNGRGINSISFSVDDGDIFGLLGPNGSGKTTTMKIIVGLMKPDSGSVEIFSNKIDDIQEKYLRDVGCLIEAPALYDFLSARKNLEIAASYYDDIDDYRIEEMLNITGLVKFQNEKVKEFSLGMKQRLGLALALISNPKLVILDEPANGLDIEGMVSIRKIIMNENREKGTTFLISSHLAHELEIMCNKIAVMKEGRLLSVATMEEALKKGSLEAYFMETINKTDGGLQ is encoded by the coding sequence ATGGTTTTGAAAGTTGATAACTTAACGAAAAGATATCACAATGGGAGAGGAATCAATTCGATTTCTTTTAGTGTTGACGATGGGGATATTTTCGGATTGCTTGGTCCAAATGGTTCTGGCAAGACCACCACAATGAAAATTATAGTAGGCCTTATGAAACCTGATAGTGGAAGCGTAGAGATCTTTTCAAATAAAATAGATGATATTCAGGAGAAGTATCTGAGGGATGTAGGGTGTTTAATTGAAGCACCAGCATTGTACGATTTTTTGAGTGCCAGGAAAAATTTAGAAATCGCTGCATCTTACTATGATGACATTGATGATTATAGAATTGAAGAGATGCTGAACATCACCGGATTGGTAAAATTTCAAAATGAAAAAGTAAAAGAGTTTTCGCTTGGAATGAAGCAAAGGTTAGGGTTGGCTTTGGCGCTTATATCGAACCCAAAGCTTGTCATACTTGATGAACCAGCCAATGGATTAGATATAGAAGGAATGGTATCCATAAGAAAAATTATAATGAATGAAAATAGAGAAAAAGGAACTACATTTTTAATATCAAGCCATTTAGCACATGAATTAGAAATTATGTGCAATAAGATCGCTGTCATGAAGGAAGGTCGTTTATTAAGCGTTGCTACAATGGAAGAAGCATTAAAAAAAGGAAGTCTTGAAGCGTATTTTATGGAAACCATAAATAAAACGGATGGAGGATTGCAATGA
- a CDS encoding lipoate--protein ligase translates to MIYIYNKNTDPYFNLAAEEYVLKQFSDECFMLWRNRPSIIIGKNQNALAEINLDYVKEHNIPVVRRLSGGGAVFHDLGNVNFTFIVNDDLNGFSDFRRFTQPIIDVLRKLSLNAEFSGRNDITIDGKKISGNAQYYYKNRILHHGTLLVSSNMADLSAALKVRPIKFEDKGVKSVSKRVTNINEHLEKPIDIEEFINLIMDDIRLTTGGSGLYEFTDEDIRNIERLRDEKYNTWEWNFGMSPDYNLKNEKKFSGGTVEVDLNVSDGIIRDIKIYGDFFGKKDVKDVEEMLKGVKHSENDIKNALSSIDIGEYFSNITLENLLEVMF, encoded by the coding sequence ATGATTTATATCTACAACAAGAACACAGATCCTTATTTTAATTTAGCGGCGGAAGAATATGTGTTAAAGCAATTTAGCGATGAATGTTTCATGCTTTGGAGAAATAGGCCAAGCATAATAATAGGTAAAAACCAGAATGCTTTAGCGGAGATAAACCTTGACTACGTTAAAGAGCACAATATACCGGTTGTAAGAAGGTTGTCTGGAGGTGGAGCGGTATTCCACGATTTAGGCAATGTGAATTTTACCTTTATTGTAAACGATGATTTGAATGGGTTTAGCGACTTTAGAAGATTTACACAACCTATTATTGATGTGCTTCGAAAGCTATCTTTAAATGCTGAGTTTTCTGGCAGAAACGATATAACGATCGATGGTAAAAAAATATCAGGCAATGCGCAGTACTATTATAAAAACAGGATACTTCATCATGGAACACTGCTGGTGTCGTCAAATATGGCAGATCTATCAGCGGCATTAAAGGTGCGACCTATAAAATTTGAAGACAAAGGTGTGAAGTCTGTATCTAAGAGAGTGACCAACATAAATGAACATTTGGAAAAGCCTATAGATATAGAGGAATTTATTAACCTTATAATGGACGATATAAGGCTAACTACAGGTGGAAGTGGCCTTTATGAATTTACAGACGAAGATATAAGAAATATAGAAAGGCTGAGAGATGAGAAGTACAATACGTGGGAATGGAATTTTGGTATGTCTCCAGATTACAACTTAAAAAATGAAAAGAAATTTTCAGGCGGTACGGTAGAAGTGGATTTAAACGTGTCTGACGGGATAATAAGAGATATAAAGATCTACGGCGATTTCTTCGGAAAAAAGGATGTAAAAGATGTAGAGGAAATGCTAAAGGGTGTAAAGCACTCTGAAAATGATATTAAAAATGCGCTTTCATCAATAGACATTGGAGAATATTTTTCAAACATAACATTAGAGAATTTGCTTGAGGTTATGTTTTAA
- a CDS encoding OsmC family protein, whose protein sequence is MAVETFKAVSKKLPEGLAVESEVRGFKMVLDEPKEMGGTNKGMNPVEALLCALGSCQTIVASAFAKAKGINLQDFWVELEGDIDLDGFMGKSDVRPGFQEIRFKMHIKTDASKEKAEEFAKFIEKTCPVGDSIANPVKLVLSDVVVE, encoded by the coding sequence ATGGCAGTGGAAACTTTTAAGGCGGTTTCTAAAAAATTGCCGGAAGGATTGGCAGTGGAAAGCGAAGTAAGAGGCTTTAAGATGGTTTTAGACGAGCCGAAAGAAATGGGCGGTACAAATAAAGGAATGAATCCTGTAGAGGCATTGCTTTGTGCTTTGGGCTCTTGCCAAACCATTGTAGCATCAGCTTTTGCAAAGGCAAAAGGCATAAATCTTCAAGACTTCTGGGTAGAACTAGAAGGCGATATTGATTTGGATGGCTTCATGGGAAAATCCGACGTAAGACCAGGTTTCCAAGAGATAAGATTTAAGATGCACATTAAGACAGATGCTTCAAAAGAAAAAGCAGAGGAGTTTGCAAAGTTTATTGAAAAAACATGCCCAGTAGGCGATTCTATAGCGAATCCTGTAAAATTAGTTTTGTCAGACGTTGTCGTAGAATAA
- a CDS encoding trypsin-like peptidase domain-containing protein has product MEFNNGFENYRLPEVNPKNDKKSLGKMVKRYRRKMFMSFVAVALVAALAGGALGAGIVKYVDTGNTQVVNRYLPLSSDNNNFNLITNIVKAVSPSVVGIDTYINGYGAYGYGGNSYVEEGSGSGIIIDSEGHIVTNDHVVEGASKITVNLSDGRKFPAQLVGKDSRTDLAVLKINATNLTPAKLGDSSKLEVGELAVAIGNPLGDSFAGTATAGIISGLNRNLQSDYGPVNLIQTDAAINPGNSGGPLVNSIGEVIGITSIKLTSTGGSSSGDPFGLFQSQSVPLEGMGFAIPINEAKPIIEELIQKGYIERPVIGVSVQQITQQQANQYNIPVGLYIAQVQQGSGADAAGLQAGDIITAVDGNNITTFNQLENILNKHNVGDVISVTIWRNGQTLTVNVKLSGSNGQ; this is encoded by the coding sequence ATGGAATTCAACAATGGTTTTGAAAATTACAGGCTTCCTGAGGTCAATCCAAAAAATGATAAGAAAAGTTTAGGCAAGATGGTTAAAAGATATAGAAGAAAAATGTTTATGTCATTTGTAGCTGTAGCACTTGTTGCTGCATTGGCTGGTGGTGCTTTAGGAGCTGGAATTGTTAAATACGTTGATACAGGCAATACTCAAGTTGTGAATAGGTATTTACCGCTTTCATCTGACAACAACAACTTTAACTTGATTACAAACATTGTAAAGGCTGTAAGCCCATCAGTTGTCGGCATAGATACATATATTAATGGTTATGGGGCTTATGGATACGGTGGCAATTCTTACGTTGAGGAAGGAAGCGGCTCTGGAATAATCATAGATTCGGAAGGTCACATTGTCACAAATGATCATGTTGTGGAAGGCGCATCAAAGATAACCGTAAACTTGTCTGACGGAAGGAAATTTCCTGCACAATTGGTAGGTAAAGATTCAAGGACAGATCTTGCGGTTTTAAAGATAAATGCTACAAATTTGACACCTGCAAAATTAGGAGATTCATCAAAGCTTGAAGTAGGAGAATTAGCAGTAGCTATAGGAAATCCATTGGGTGACAGCTTTGCTGGAACTGCGACAGCAGGTATCATAAGCGGTTTAAATCGAAATTTGCAAAGTGATTATGGTCCGGTAAATCTTATCCAGACAGATGCTGCGATAAATCCAGGAAACAGTGGAGGACCTCTTGTAAATAGCATCGGTGAAGTGATAGGAATAACAAGCATAAAGCTTACATCAACTGGCGGTTCAAGTTCTGGGGATCCTTTTGGACTATTTCAAAGTCAAAGTGTGCCGCTTGAAGGAATGGGTTTTGCGATACCTATAAACGAAGCAAAACCTATAATTGAAGAGCTTATTCAAAAGGGATATATTGAAAGACCTGTTATAGGTGTAAGTGTGCAACAAATAACGCAGCAGCAAGCAAATCAATACAATATACCGGTAGGACTTTATATTGCACAAGTGCAGCAAGGAAGCGGTGCTGATGCTGCAGGTCTTCAAGCAGGTGATATAATAACCGCTGTAGATGGAAATAATATAACCACATTTAATCAACTTGAAAATATTTTAAATAAACACAATGTTGGCGATGTGATAAGCGTGACAATTTGGAGAAACGGTCAAACACTTACAGTTAATGTGAAACTTTCAGGCTCAAATGGGCAATAA
- the lpdA gene encoding dihydrolipoyl dehydrogenase: MELEVKVPVLSDTINEGKITKWYISEGQFVKKGTSLCDISVGKMNFEVYSEYDGIISKIIFPAGSTVKSGDVISLISESEEVSQKSISGDADTFYSEVNDYDLAVIGGGPGGYVAAIKAAKKGAKVALFEKDKVGGTCLNRGCIPTKAYARVAEVYDIIKRADEFGLSVDVKSFDYKKVVERKDSIVNELVSGIKALLKANGVDLYSEEAKIDKDKNILFGENKIKAKNIIIATGSNPQELPIEGIKSKNVINSNDILEITSLPDSMCIIGGGVIGMEFAFIMNQFGVKVSIVEMMPRLLPQLDKEVSNLIKSEAQKRGMKIYISSKVEKILEEENGGSIVTIEKDGGTKCIYADKVFISIGRKLNTDVGPISELLEFDGKAIKVDEYLRTNIDNVYAIGDVTNKMMLAHVASAQGEAAVDNIFGGNVALDYMKIPAAVFTEPEIGYFGYTEEEAKSKFGNVKVGKFYFAANGRAKTYGETKGFAKIISSENGDVLGAWVVGSDASEIAQIISTSCQSGAKADDLKKAIYTHPTRSETIMEAVKDIFKESIHKV, from the coding sequence ATGGAGTTAGAAGTTAAGGTACCTGTCTTGTCTGATACTATTAATGAGGGCAAAATAACTAAATGGTATATTAGCGAAGGGCAATTTGTTAAAAAAGGAACTTCTTTATGCGATATATCGGTTGGTAAAATGAATTTTGAAGTGTATTCAGAATATGATGGCATAATTTCTAAGATTATTTTTCCTGCCGGTAGTACAGTAAAATCAGGAGATGTCATTTCGTTGATATCAGAATCTGAAGAAGTTTCTCAAAAGTCAATTTCAGGTGATGCAGATACATTTTATAGTGAAGTAAATGATTATGATTTGGCTGTCATAGGTGGCGGCCCTGGAGGTTATGTGGCTGCTATAAAAGCTGCAAAAAAAGGTGCAAAAGTGGCACTTTTCGAAAAAGATAAAGTAGGTGGTACTTGTCTTAATAGAGGCTGCATACCCACAAAAGCTTACGCAAGAGTTGCAGAAGTTTATGACATTATAAAAAGGGCAGATGAATTTGGCCTCAGTGTAGATGTAAAATCTTTTGATTACAAAAAAGTGGTTGAAAGAAAGGATAGTATAGTAAACGAGCTTGTATCTGGCATAAAAGCATTGCTTAAAGCCAATGGTGTTGATTTGTATTCTGAAGAAGCAAAAATAGACAAAGATAAAAACATATTATTTGGAGAAAATAAGATAAAGGCGAAAAACATAATAATAGCAACTGGTTCTAATCCGCAAGAATTGCCTATTGAAGGCATTAAATCAAAGAACGTCATAAATAGCAACGACATTTTGGAGATTACATCATTGCCTGACAGCATGTGCATAATAGGTGGTGGTGTAATTGGCATGGAGTTTGCCTTTATAATGAACCAATTTGGAGTAAAAGTATCTATCGTTGAGATGATGCCAAGACTTCTTCCTCAACTTGATAAAGAAGTAAGCAATTTAATAAAGTCTGAGGCGCAGAAGCGTGGTATGAAGATTTACATATCTTCTAAGGTCGAAAAGATTTTAGAAGAAGAAAACGGTGGAAGCATTGTAACGATAGAAAAAGATGGTGGGACAAAATGTATATATGCTGACAAAGTGTTTATTTCCATTGGAAGAAAACTAAATACAGATGTAGGGCCAATTTCAGAACTTTTAGAATTCGATGGAAAAGCTATAAAAGTCGACGAATACTTAAGGACGAATATTGACAATGTATACGCCATTGGCGATGTTACAAACAAAATGATGCTGGCACATGTGGCATCAGCGCAAGGAGAAGCAGCAGTTGACAATATTTTTGGAGGCAATGTTGCTCTCGATTATATGAAAATACCTGCTGCTGTATTTACAGAGCCGGAGATAGGTTATTTCGGCTATACGGAGGAAGAGGCTAAGAGCAAATTTGGAAATGTAAAAGTGGGTAAATTTTACTTTGCAGCTAATGGCAGAGCAAAAACGTACGGTGAAACAAAAGGCTTTGCCAAGATCATATCTTCCGAAAATGGAGATGTCTTGGGAGCATGGGTTGTGGGAAGTGATGCATCTGAAATTGCTCAGATAATATCTACTTCATGTCAAAGTGGTGCAAAGGCAGATGATCTTAAAAAAGCCATATACACTCATCCTACCAGAAGTGAGACTATAATGGAGGCAGTAAAAGACATTTTTAAAGAATCTATACATAAAGTGTAA
- a CDS encoding DUF1847 domain-containing protein, which produces MISIFSCAVCPNKPCAKGDDNFPKNCPTFMEKDIINDSIEKYNNDENVNKMMKIANTLPVDENGELRSRAEEIINLIMQMGMKKIGVAFCYSLEKEAKKFVKMLNKYDVTVVPVCCKVGSVDVKEIGIEKKRDKFIATCNPITQAEIMNKENTELNVVVGLCVGHDILFNKNSKAYVTTLVAKDRKYGHCPVKAFEE; this is translated from the coding sequence ATGATTTCCATATTTTCTTGTGCAGTATGTCCTAATAAGCCTTGTGCAAAAGGTGATGATAATTTTCCTAAGAATTGTCCTACATTTATGGAAAAAGATATTATTAATGATTCAATTGAAAAATATAACAATGATGAAAATGTAAATAAGATGATGAAAATAGCAAATACACTTCCTGTTGACGAAAATGGCGAATTAAGGAGCAGAGCGGAAGAAATAATCAATTTAATTATGCAAATGGGTATGAAGAAGATAGGTGTTGCTTTTTGCTATTCACTTGAGAAAGAAGCAAAAAAATTTGTCAAGATGCTTAATAAATACGATGTAACTGTAGTACCGGTGTGTTGTAAGGTAGGTTCGGTAGATGTAAAAGAAATTGGAATAGAGAAAAAGAGGGACAAATTTATCGCAACATGCAATCCTATTACACAAGCTGAAATAATGAACAAGGAAAATACAGAATTAAATGTGGTTGTTGGGCTTTGCGTTGGACATGATATATTGTTTAATAAAAATTCTAAAGCATATGTGACAACTTTGGTTGCTAAGGATAGGAAGTACGGTCATTGTCCTGTAAAGGCATTTGAAGAATAG
- a CDS encoding HAMP domain-containing sensor histidine kinase: MRGIRKKLFITYLIITGIIFLLFYLSQVVFIGKIYTYYKINQLKNYSLEIANALSKNDDKTANELMEESNAKVIAVTDTGKLIFGTHGNGQGYGIGLPKTFLNTNEKLTVVEFTHPSIGVKSLAVIRSFSYNNQNAKLVLTIPLSTITDTAVIFKNEFFLMLLICIVVIIIMSIIMSKRLTKPIDDLKNAAQNIASGNLDVKLDVKTNDELEDLAMSMNSMAENLSKAEKFKRDLIANITHDLKTPLGLIKGYCEMLLDFYGDDKEKRNKYLNAALNEVDRMSKMIDDVLSLSKLQSGLVKLKISFFNLKNLVDDVVLSFEPLLHGKNINIVTENLDVIVNGDVELIRRVLMNLLSNSIKSINEAGLITISSILENNNVKVIVSDTGKGIKREELPNVFKKFYKGDKKGTGLGLAIVKEILDLHGSEYYIESEIDNGTSFYFTLEKENT; this comes from the coding sequence GTGAGAGGCATAAGAAAAAAGCTTTTTATTACGTATCTGATTATAACAGGAATAATTTTTTTATTGTTTTACTTGTCTCAAGTTGTCTTTATAGGTAAGATATACACTTATTATAAGATTAATCAGTTGAAAAACTACAGCTTAGAAATTGCCAATGCGTTATCTAAAAATGATGACAAAACTGCTAATGAGCTTATGGAAGAATCCAATGCAAAAGTAATTGCAGTGACTGATACGGGTAAATTGATTTTTGGAACGCATGGAAACGGACAAGGCTACGGAATAGGGTTGCCAAAAACTTTCCTAAACACTAATGAAAAATTAACTGTGGTAGAATTTACGCATCCATCAATTGGTGTAAAATCTCTTGCAGTTATAAGATCATTTTCATACAATAATCAAAACGCAAAACTGGTATTGACTATTCCACTATCGACTATTACTGATACTGCTGTGATATTTAAAAATGAATTTTTTTTGATGCTACTAATATGTATTGTTGTAATAATCATTATGTCAATTATCATGTCGAAAAGGCTGACAAAGCCAATTGATGATTTAAAAAATGCGGCGCAAAATATAGCCTCTGGGAATCTTGACGTGAAATTAGATGTAAAGACAAATGATGAATTAGAAGACCTTGCAATGTCGATGAATAGCATGGCAGAAAATCTCAGTAAAGCAGAAAAATTTAAAAGAGATTTAATAGCAAATATTACACACGACCTTAAGACGCCTTTAGGGCTTATAAAAGGATACTGTGAGATGCTATTGGACTTTTATGGTGATGATAAAGAAAAAAGAAACAAATATTTAAATGCTGCATTAAATGAAGTCGATCGAATGTCAAAAATGATAGACGATGTTTTATCATTATCAAAGCTTCAATCAGGTTTAGTAAAACTAAAGATATCATTTTTTAATTTAAAAAATTTAGTTGATGATGTGGTTTTAAGCTTTGAACCATTGCTACATGGCAAAAATATAAATATTGTCACGGAGAATCTTGATGTTATTGTAAATGGAGATGTTGAACTAATTAGAAGAGTTCTGATGAATCTTTTAAGCAATTCGATAAAAAGTATTAATGAAGCAGGTTTAATTACTATTTCTTCGATATTAGAAAATAATAATGTAAAAGTCATCGTATCAGACACGGGTAAAGGCATAAAAAGAGAAGAACTTCCAAATGTTTTTAAGAAGTTTTATAAAGGCGATAAAAAAGGTACAGGTTTAGGACTTGCAATAGTAAAAGAAATATTGGATTTGCATGGCAGCGAATACTATATAGAAAGCGAGATAGATAATGGAACTTCATTTTATTTTACCTTAGAGAAAGAAAATACATGA
- a CDS encoding MFS transporter, with protein sequence MTNSKKEVVISNIVLIGMVSLLIDMSTEMVYPIVPLFLTATLRASPAIVGIIEGIAESIASILKVFSGYIGDKYKNKKVLTFIGYAASVIYKILLLLAGSWIGVLIARIIDRTGKGIRTAPRDALIAQSSEKDKLGGSYGLHKMLDMAGSSVGAFIAFIIVTIGLKYKVAFMWSIIPAILGIIIIPFIKEDKSKKQKSEKLTFKNLNLSLKLKLYLAVIFIFNLGNSSNTFLLLKAQNLGFSSPYVMLLYLVFNVSTSLLAIPSGKLSDKFGRRLILVSGYAIYGLVYLGFALSNSKIIIFLLFIFYGAYTAFISGAERAFVAEVSPDKYKGTVLGIYGMMQGIGLLLASIIAGAMWVHISPDAPFWFGGVLGLTSAALIAVILSLSRFQGNKESGM encoded by the coding sequence ATGACAAATTCAAAAAAAGAAGTTGTTATATCAAATATTGTACTGATTGGCATGGTAAGTTTGCTAATTGATATGAGTACAGAAATGGTGTATCCGATAGTCCCTCTTTTCCTGACGGCAACACTTAGGGCTTCGCCAGCAATTGTAGGAATTATCGAAGGTATTGCTGAAAGCATAGCATCGATTTTAAAGGTCTTTAGCGGTTACATAGGTGATAAATACAAAAACAAGAAAGTGCTGACTTTTATAGGATATGCAGCTTCGGTTATCTATAAAATACTTCTTCTTTTAGCAGGATCATGGATAGGTGTTTTGATAGCGCGAATTATAGATCGCACAGGAAAAGGCATCCGTACTGCACCGCGGGATGCTCTTATTGCGCAGTCTAGTGAAAAGGATAAACTTGGCGGATCTTATGGACTCCATAAAATGCTTGATATGGCTGGATCATCTGTAGGTGCTTTTATTGCTTTTATCATAGTAACAATTGGGCTAAAGTATAAAGTAGCATTTATGTGGTCGATTATACCTGCTATTCTTGGTATTATAATTATTCCATTTATAAAAGAGGATAAAAGTAAGAAACAGAAAAGTGAAAAATTGACGTTTAAAAATTTAAATTTAAGCTTAAAATTAAAACTTTATCTGGCTGTCATATTTATTTTTAACCTTGGGAATTCATCAAATACTTTTCTACTTTTGAAAGCACAAAATTTGGGCTTTTCTTCTCCATATGTCATGCTTCTTTATCTCGTATTTAATGTTTCCACGTCACTACTTGCCATTCCTTCCGGGAAGTTGTCAGATAAATTTGGGAGGAGATTGATTTTGGTTTCTGGTTATGCTATTTATGGACTTGTCTATTTGGGATTTGCGTTGTCTAATTCAAAAATCATAATTTTTCTTTTATTTATATTTTATGGAGCTTATACAGCATTTATAAGCGGTGCTGAGCGGGCATTTGTGGCCGAAGTTTCCCCTGATAAGTATAAAGGTACAGTATTGGGTATCTATGGTATGATGCAAGGTATAGGATTATTGTTGGCATCTATTATAGCTGGAGCTATGTGGGTACATATAAGTCCAGATGCGCCATTTTGGTTTGGCGGTGTTCTTGGACTTACCTCTGCGGCTTTAATTGCAGTTATACTAAGTTTAAGTCGATTTCAGGGAAATAAAGAATCAGGGATGTAA
- the fetB gene encoding iron export ABC transporter permease subunit FetB, which produces MSVLSLILSSSLVLVSIFISYYQKLGVEKEIIIGSIRAIVQLTIVGYILHYIFRANNIFFTLAMVILMTIVAGNNAAKRGKGIPYVFYFITISIAFGAAITLTALILFGSIHFRPQEVIPVSGMIIGNAMVSSGLTVSRLKDEVKNRRHEIETYLALGANSRQASQKILKIAIKTGMMPTIDSMKTLGIVQLPGMMTGLILGGVDPVNAVKYQMMVTFMMTSTTAIACFTVALLSYTRFFTKNHQLI; this is translated from the coding sequence ATGAGCGTTTTGTCGCTTATATTGTCATCAAGTCTCGTATTAGTATCAATTTTCATTTCATATTATCAGAAACTTGGGGTTGAAAAAGAAATTATTATCGGTTCTATAAGAGCAATTGTACAACTGACGATTGTTGGATATATTCTTCATTATATTTTTAGAGCAAATAATATATTTTTTACACTTGCAATGGTTATTTTAATGACTATTGTGGCGGGAAACAATGCAGCCAAAAGGGGAAAGGGAATACCATATGTGTTTTATTTTATAACGATATCTATTGCATTTGGTGCTGCTATAACACTTACAGCACTCATATTATTTGGTAGTATCCATTTTAGGCCGCAGGAGGTGATCCCTGTATCTGGTATGATAATAGGAAATGCAATGGTTTCATCAGGCTTGACAGTGTCAAGGCTTAAAGACGAGGTAAAAAACAGAAGACACGAAATTGAAACGTACCTTGCTTTGGGAGCCAATTCAAGACAAGCATCACAAAAAATATTGAAAATAGCTATTAAAACAGGAATGATGCCTACGATAGACAGCATGAAAACACTTGGAATTGTGCAGTTACCAGGCATGATGACAGGTCTTATCCTTGGCGGCGTTGATCCTGTAAATGCAGTAAAATACCAAATGATGGTTACATTTATGATGACATCTACTACAGCAATAGCGTGTTTTACAGTTGCACTATTATCATATACTCGATTTTTTACAAAAAACCATCAATTGATATAA
- a CDS encoding ABC transporter permease → MIKIKKDLLNELIKILYRKKYLLLLMFIFFMSIAFALIGKFVNGLIGLYISNFPMTVLSVLVTFILPLIVFMVTADVFTAEQENGTIKAILKRPVSRIRIYISKFMAILIYSCMILLLGFISSLACGTILNSFMSISIGSTIVAYILSVFPLIPIIFFAITISQISRSTSGTVMISVLTYITIYVVTVIFPKTYPLSFTSYTSWYLLFIGSVIPVFNVLNIIVLFLAYSLIFFAISFWLFDKRQY, encoded by the coding sequence ATGATAAAGATAAAAAAAGATTTGCTTAATGAGTTGATAAAGATTCTGTACAGAAAAAAATATTTGCTTTTACTTATGTTTATATTTTTTATGTCTATTGCATTTGCGTTGATTGGTAAATTTGTAAATGGACTAATAGGCCTTTATATATCGAATTTTCCAATGACAGTTTTATCTGTATTAGTTACTTTTATTTTGCCGTTGATCGTCTTTATGGTTACTGCTGATGTGTTTACAGCAGAGCAAGAAAATGGCACTATAAAAGCGATCTTGAAAAGACCCGTAAGCCGTATCAGAATATACATTTCAAAGTTCATGGCGATATTAATATACTCATGTATGATATTGCTTTTGGGATTTATCTCAAGCCTTGCATGTGGAACAATTTTAAACTCTTTCATGTCAATTAGCATAGGTTCTACTATAGTAGCATATATATTGTCAGTTTTTCCATTGATTCCAATAATATTTTTTGCTATTACAATTTCACAGATATCGAGAAGTACATCTGGCACGGTGATGATTTCTGTATTGACTTATATTACCATCTATGTAGTAACTGTTATTTTCCCTAAAACATATCCTTTATCATTTACATCGTATACAAGTTGGTATCTACTATTTATTGGCTCAGTAATACCAGTCTTTAATGTGTTAAATATCATTGTATTATTTTTAGCATATAGCTTAATATTTTTTGCCATAAGTTTTTGGCTTTTCGATAAGAGACAATATTGA